The following proteins are encoded in a genomic region of Salminus brasiliensis chromosome 17, fSalBra1.hap2, whole genome shotgun sequence:
- the kcng4b gene encoding voltage-gated potassium channel regulatory subunit KCNG4 has translation MPIISNANDFSNFSVSTDDSSLDRFFTEIPETETIKGVYFQRARLLRDPSALQQVNRNELALINVGGDRYALPWSTLDEFPLSRLGRLRHCSGPEEFASLCDDYDEARQEFFFDRSSATFRVILNFLAAGKLRLLRQVCAVSLSDELDYWGIDMAHMERCCRRRMLSRLEEVAERKQKNEERRRRRQPPNRPTGEKGYRALMSRLREVVENPHSGWLGKTFACFSVVMIAVTVVSLCISTMPNLREEESRGECLQKCQHMFIVETVCVAWFSLELALRFLQARSKLEFARGPLNIIDAVAILPYYISLVVDEKNGNAGDHGTGRGYLDKLGLILRVMRALRILYVMRLARHSLGLQTLGLTMQRSTREFGLLLLFLCVAVALFSPLVHLAENELSAGTAVGPHSFSSIPASYWWAVISMTTVGYGDMVPRSIPGQVVAFSSILSGILIMAFPATSIFHMFSRSYNELKQEHEMMYKEERVAFLAASAAEEARKESERNPYYWPHLDHNKSCENGTRANKPIFTATAC, from the exons ATGCCCATCATCAGCAATGCCAATGACTTCAGCAATTTCTCAGTCAGCACCGATGACAGCAGTCTTGACCGATTTTTCACTGAGATTCCAGAGACAGAGACTATCAAGGGAGTGTACTTTCAGCGAGCCCGGCTACTGCGAGACCCCTCCGCCCTCCAACAGGTCAACCGCAATGAACTGGCACTCATCAACGTAGGAGGCGACCGCTACGCCTTGCCCTGGAGCACGCTGGACGAGTTCCCCCTTTCCCGCCTAGGCCGACTGCGCCATTGCAGTGGACCAGAGGAATTTGCAAGCCTTTGCGACGACTATGATGAGGCACGGCAGGAATTCTTCTTCGACCGGAGCTCTGCCACTTTCCGCGTCATCCTCAACTTCCTGGCCGCAGGCAAGCTGCGGCTGCTGCGGCAAGTCTGCGCCGTGTCCCTGTCCGACGAACTGGACTACTGGGGCATTGACATGGCCCACATGGAGCGCTGCTGCCGGCGGCGGATGTTGAGCCGCCTTGAGGAAGTGGCTGAAAGGAAGCAAAAAAATGAGGAGAGGAGGCGGAGGAGGCAGCCGCCGAATAGGCCCACCGGGGAGAAGGGTTACCGTGCCCTCATGAGCCGTCTCAGAGAGGTAGTGGAAAACCCACACTCTGGCTGGCTGGGCAAAACCTTCGCCTGTTTCTCGGTGGTCATGATAGCTGTGACTGTGGTCAGCCTGTGCATCAGCACCATGCCGAATCTCAGGGAGGAAGAGAGCCGG GGCGAATGCCTACAAAAGTGTCAACACATGTTCATCGTGGAGACTGTGTGCGTGGCTTGGTTTTCCCTGGAGTTAGCCTTGCGCTTCCTGCAGGCCCGCAGCAAGCTGGAGTTCGCTCGTGGGCCTCTCAACATCATTGACGCGGTAGCTATTCTGCCCTACTACATCTCCTTGGTGGTGGACGAGAAGAATGGCAACGCGGGTGATCACGGTACAGGCCGAGGGTACCTGGATAAGCTGGGCTTGATCCTGCGGGTAATGCGTGCCCTCCGGATCCTGTACGTGATGCGGCTGGCCAGGCACTCCTTGGGTCTGCAGACATTAGGGCTGACCATGCAGAGGAGCACGCGGGAGTTTGGGTTgctgctcctcttcctctgcgTAGCTGTGGCTCTCTTTTCCCCCCTTGTCCACCTGGCGGAGAACGAGCTGTCTGCCGGCACAGCCGTAGGGCCGCACAGCTTCAGCAGCATCCCGGCCTCCTATTGGTGGGCTGTCATCTCCATGACGACGGTGGGATATGGCGACATGGTGCCACGCAGCATCCCAGGCCAGGTGGTGGCCTTCAGCAGCATTCTGAGCGGTATCCTCATCATGGCCTTCCCGGCCACCTCCATCTTCCACATGTTCTCTCGCTCCTACAACGAGCTCAAGCAAGAGCATGAAATGATGTACAAGGAAGAACGAGTGGCCTTCCTGGCAGCCAGCGCCGCGGAGGAGGCCAGGAAAGAGTCGGAAAGGAACCCCTACTACTGGCCACATCTAGACCACAATAAATCCTGTGAAAATGGAACTAGGGCAAATAAGCCTATCTTCACAGCCACAGCTTGCTGA
- the LOC140538586 gene encoding beta-1,3-galactosyltransferase 1 codes for MEDTGKSGQKSLDLQQGGFKCRLYNLRVGFLVLLVLSLLIWYYLNSDIFNVWTKIHILCNTTFFKNYFEFCKPIPEVCNLFNSKYQVAYPCTYHYVINEKERCIKDKPFLVLMVPVEPSNRRARDIIRRTWGSEKKVIGKRVSVFFMLGQTDAKFNRKYQKMLQRESQIYHDIVQSDFLDSYNNLTIKTMVIMEWLASNCDTASYAMKIDSDIFLNVKNLVNMLIPAPRNNYMTGLVAHGAMVIRDPKSKWYFPEDVFPEGNYPPYALGLGYVYSIDLPKKLVEGAKHLVTNVYIEDVNVGLIMKHLDLPFTSQSDQSLFNVFPVPFNRCRYSKLIATTTNKLSEIEMAWLQLNKAGPFC; via the exons ATGGAGGATACCGGCAAAAGTGGACAGAAAAG tctGGACCTTCAACAAGGAGGATTTAAGTGCCGACTTTACAATCTTCGTGTTGGCTTCCTGGTTTTGCTGGTTTTGAGCCTCCTGATCTGGTACTACTTGAACTCGGACATCTTTAATGTCTGGACGAAAATACACATACTATGCAACACAACCTTCTTCAAAAATTATTTTGAATTTTGTAAACCGATACCAGAAGTATGCAATTTGTTCAATTCCAAGTACCAGGTGGCTTATCCTTGCACATATCATTACGTAATAAACGAGAAGGAAAGGTGCATAAAAGACAAACCTTTCCTGGTGCTGATGGTGCCTGTGGAACCAAGCAACAGGAGAGCCAGAGACATCATCCGCCGCACCTGGGGGTCTGAGAAGAAAGTGATTGGTAAGAGGGTCAGTGTGTTCTTCATGCTTGGACAGACCGATGCTAAATTCAATAGGAAGTACCAGAAGATGTTGCAGAGGGAGAGCCAGATATACCACGACATTGTGCAGAGTGATTTCTTGGATAGCTACAACAACCTTACCATCAAAACCATGGTCATCATGGAATGGCTGGCATCTAACTGTGACACAGCATCCTATGCCATGAAGATAGACTCTGATATTTTCCTTAATGTGAAAAATTTAGTCAACATGCTTATCCCGGCCCCCAGGAACAACTACATGACAGGGCTCGTGGCCCACGGGGCCATGGTGATTCGAGACCCTAAATCCAAATGGTATTTCCCAGAAGATGTTTTCCCAGAAGGTAATTATCCACCCTATGCTCTGGGCTTAGGCTACGTCTACTCCATAGACCTTCCGAAAAAGCTTGTTGAAGGAGCCAAGCACCTGGTCACAAATGTCTACATTGAGGATGTAAATGTAGGTCTGATCATGAAGCATTTGGACTTACCCTTCACCAGTCAGTCAGACCAGAGCTTGTTCAATGTCTTCCCGGTTCCCTTCAATCGCTGTCGTTACTCAAAGCTCATTGCCACGACAACCAATAAATTGAGTGAGATTGAAATGGCCTGGTTACAACTTAATAAAGCAGGACCATTTTGTTAG